A window from Sebastes fasciatus isolate fSebFas1 chromosome 22, fSebFas1.pri, whole genome shotgun sequence encodes these proteins:
- the LOC141760971 gene encoding glycoprotein hormone beta-5-like produces MHLRPLPLSFLLLLLVAGAAEVCVAVTTTLHGFRGCAVREFSFVAQKPGCRGLRITTEACWGRCHTWEKPVPDPPYIHRQHRVCTYSRTRHMTARLPGCQPNVSPLYHYPMALHCHCAVCSTQDTECETF; encoded by the exons atgcatctCCGACCCCTGCCCctgtctttcctcctcctcctcctggttgCCGGGGCAGCCGAGGTGTGCGTCGCCGTGACGACCACGCTTCACGGTTTCCGAGGCTGCGCCGTGCGAGAGTTCTCCTTCGTGGCCCAGAAGCCGGGCTGCAGGGGACTGCGCATCACCACCGAGGCCTGCTGGGGGCGATGTCACACCTGGGAG AAACCTGTGCCGGATCCCCCCTACATCCATCGACAACACCGCGTGTGCACGTACAGCCGCACCCGTCACATGACCGCCCGCCTGCCGGGCTGCCAGCCCAACGTGTCCCCTCTGTACCACTACCCCATGGCTCTGCACTGCCACTGTGCCGTCTGCTCCACACAGGACACCGAGTGTGAGACCTTCTGA
- the gpha2 gene encoding LOW QUALITY PROTEIN: glycoprotein hormone alpha-2 (The sequence of the model RefSeq protein was modified relative to this genomic sequence to represent the inferred CDS: inserted 1 base in 1 codon): protein MRLRTDTLXTCQSTHLPCSPEAALSALRLQAAIQMSPCMTSHFCLLVLPVMSLLLLFSPIGWSYDGLTPGCHLHPFNVTIRSDRRGTCKGTHLVYACVGYCESSAFPSRYSVLVASNFTHNITSASRCCTISKDAKVKVRLDCPRGRHHDEIEILTAKACRCDMCRKSRY, encoded by the exons ATGAGGCTCAgaacagacacac acacctgTCAGTCCACACACCTGCCCTGCTCTCCAGAAGCTGCACTCTCTGCTCTACGTCTTCAG GCTGCCATCCAGATGTCTCCGTGCATGACCTCACATTTCTGCCTGCTGGTCCTACCAGTGatgtcactgctgctgctcttctctCCCATTGGTTGGAGCTACGATGGCCTCACCCCAGGGTGTCACCTGCACC CATTCAACGTGACCATCCGCAGTGACCGTCGTGGCACATGTAAAGGCACCCACCTGGTCTACGCCTGCGTTGGCTACTGCGAGTCCAGCGCGTTCCCGTCCAGATACTCCGTGCTGGTGGCCTCCAACTTCACCCACAACATCACCTCCGCTTCACGATGCTGCACCATCAGCAAGGACGCTAAG GTCAAAGTTCGCTTGGACTGCCCTCGAGGTCGCCACCATGACGAAATAGAGATCCTGACAGCGAAGGCGTGTCGCTGTGACATGTGCCGCAAGTCCCGCTACTGA